The following proteins come from a genomic window of Natrinema saccharevitans:
- a CDS encoding PAS domain S-box protein, translating to MGTIIGPHTRAVLVGADTGDIERTLEERGVSVTPVRTVAECFDRLPTADCVVIGDSGLDVDPVTCCRRLRDRRPEIPLVVSPDDGSERLAGDVVAAGADGYVPRSQRPQTLLERLRELLADRETGNRDPSDTGRERPFAVAPTSTADPSSRLELLVEQSPLAIVEWDLEFRVKNWNPTATELFGYTADEAMGRAAPDFLVPEGERKEVREYWDRLVDGDPDELPSRQVTRNRCEDGTPITCEWFNTPIVEDGEVVSILSFGQDVTADVKRATALEALQKTTRELLRAGSTDEIADVIMAATEDVIDRPLGAIRIYDEETDRLELAGITSELDRRTDDISSVRGEYTTLWDAYTEGEPIFVEEPSPERVPYDIGTGVGNAVVQPLGDHGTLSVASSGGTELDAAERNLLDVLATTAEAALDRAVRERELERTKTVVETVGDCVYQLDTEGRFVTVNDTMAKTTGYGREDLLGEHVSTVLTDESVARGERYVEELLTDDRLVATYEITLTDTDGTETPVEVNMALLTTDGELEGTVGIARDISDRKRMERQLVDRKAKIQGLHGVASQLDDCESRAEIYDVAIEAAETVLDFDGCVVDTVSGDELITEAASADLTADLEDGAPVEDCLAGRTYRTGQLLRLDDITDERAPRIEDYRSVLCAPIGDRAVFQAVSRELSAFSPTDEELAELLLSHVADALDRIAFEKRLRTERDRFAALFENVPDGVVSVSNLSAGPIVEAVNPAFERLFGYQESTLVGEPLDEFAVPTDRTDEAEILNQRGSRGKVGEAEVKRRTANGLRDFRLRVVPIEMDGSSDRAFGLYTDITERKQRQKRLEILNRVLRHDLRNGMNIIEGCTEMLADAIGEDEYVETIRNRTDELVGLAEKTRAVERVLDCDESPTGPLDASAAIDRAIDRLEDAGPDVEVTRTVPDRVYARADKYLETAIYQVLENAVEHSDRDRPTVDVTLRDRPDEDLLALSIADDGPGIPDEERALLEGEREITQLRHGSGLGLWLVNWVVTQTGGQLSFANNDPRGTVVTLEIPRADAEPIRSVSDETATGD from the coding sequence ATGGGTACAATCATCGGACCGCACACCCGAGCCGTCCTCGTCGGTGCCGACACCGGCGACATCGAACGCACCCTCGAGGAGCGCGGCGTCTCGGTCACGCCGGTTCGAACGGTGGCCGAGTGCTTCGACCGGCTACCGACGGCCGACTGCGTCGTGATCGGCGACTCGGGTCTGGATGTCGATCCGGTCACGTGCTGTCGACGACTCCGTGATCGGCGACCCGAGATCCCGCTGGTCGTCTCCCCCGACGACGGCAGCGAACGGCTCGCAGGCGACGTCGTTGCGGCGGGAGCCGACGGCTACGTCCCCCGATCGCAGAGGCCGCAAACGCTCCTCGAGCGGCTTCGAGAACTGCTTGCGGACCGAGAGACCGGGAACCGGGACCCGTCGGACACCGGACGCGAGCGTCCGTTCGCGGTCGCTCCGACATCGACGGCCGACCCCTCGAGCCGACTCGAACTACTCGTCGAACAGTCACCGCTCGCGATCGTCGAGTGGGACCTCGAGTTCAGGGTCAAAAACTGGAACCCGACGGCGACGGAACTGTTCGGATACACCGCCGACGAGGCGATGGGACGGGCCGCGCCCGACTTCCTCGTTCCCGAGGGGGAACGCAAAGAGGTCCGGGAGTACTGGGATCGGCTCGTCGACGGCGATCCGGACGAGTTGCCCTCTCGACAGGTCACCCGCAACCGGTGCGAGGACGGGACGCCGATAACCTGCGAGTGGTTCAACACGCCGATCGTCGAAGACGGCGAGGTCGTCAGCATCCTCTCGTTCGGGCAGGACGTCACCGCGGATGTCAAGCGCGCGACCGCGCTCGAGGCGCTTCAGAAGACGACCCGGGAGCTGCTCCGGGCGGGATCGACCGACGAGATAGCCGACGTCATCATGGCGGCGACCGAGGACGTGATCGACCGGCCGCTGGGCGCGATCAGGATCTACGACGAGGAGACCGACCGCCTCGAACTCGCCGGGATCACGTCCGAACTCGACCGACGAACCGACGACATTTCGTCGGTCAGAGGCGAGTATACCACGCTCTGGGACGCCTACACCGAGGGCGAACCGATATTCGTCGAGGAACCGTCCCCCGAGCGAGTCCCCTACGACATCGGGACCGGCGTGGGGAACGCAGTCGTACAGCCGCTCGGCGATCACGGAACGCTGTCGGTCGCGTCCTCGGGGGGAACCGAACTCGACGCCGCCGAACGAAACCTCCTCGACGTCCTCGCGACGACGGCTGAAGCGGCGCTCGATCGGGCCGTCCGAGAACGCGAACTCGAGCGGACGAAGACGGTCGTCGAGACGGTCGGCGACTGCGTCTATCAACTCGACACCGAGGGCCGGTTCGTGACCGTCAACGATACGATGGCGAAGACGACGGGCTACGGCCGCGAGGACCTCCTCGGCGAACACGTCTCGACGGTACTCACCGACGAGAGCGTCGCGCGCGGTGAGCGCTACGTCGAGGAGTTGCTGACCGACGATCGCCTCGTCGCGACCTACGAGATCACGCTGACGGACACCGACGGGACGGAAACGCCAGTCGAGGTCAATATGGCGCTGCTGACGACCGACGGCGAACTCGAGGGAACGGTCGGCATCGCCCGCGACATCAGCGACCGCAAGCGCATGGAGCGACAGCTGGTCGACCGGAAGGCGAAGATTCAGGGACTTCACGGCGTCGCCTCTCAACTCGACGATTGTGAGAGTCGCGCGGAGATCTACGACGTGGCTATCGAGGCCGCGGAGACCGTCCTCGATTTCGACGGTTGTGTCGTCGACACCGTCAGCGGGGACGAACTCATCACGGAAGCCGCGTCCGCGGACCTCACGGCCGACCTCGAGGACGGAGCCCCAGTCGAAGACTGTCTCGCCGGCCGGACCTATCGCACCGGCCAGTTGCTCCGGCTGGACGACATCACGGACGAACGGGCCCCACGGATCGAGGACTACCGGTCGGTTCTGTGTGCCCCGATCGGCGATCGCGCCGTGTTCCAGGCCGTCTCGCGGGAGCTGTCGGCGTTTTCTCCGACCGACGAGGAGCTGGCGGAGCTGTTGCTCTCTCACGTCGCCGACGCGCTCGATCGGATCGCGTTCGAGAAGCGACTGCGAACCGAGCGCGACCGGTTCGCCGCCCTATTCGAGAACGTCCCCGACGGCGTCGTCAGCGTCAGCAACCTCTCGGCTGGGCCGATCGTCGAGGCGGTCAACCCGGCGTTCGAGCGGCTCTTCGGCTACCAGGAGTCGACCCTCGTCGGCGAACCGCTCGATGAGTTCGCCGTCCCGACCGACAGGACGGACGAGGCCGAGATACTCAACCAACGCGGCAGCCGAGGGAAGGTCGGCGAGGCCGAGGTCAAACGGCGGACCGCAAACGGCCTGCGCGATTTCCGGCTTCGGGTCGTCCCGATCGAGATGGACGGCTCGTCGGACCGTGCTTTCGGCCTGTACACCGACATCACCGAACGGAAACAGCGCCAGAAGCGCCTCGAGATCCTCAATCGCGTCCTGCGACACGACCTGCGAAACGGGATGAACATCATCGAGGGCTGTACCGAGATGCTCGCCGACGCCATCGGCGAGGACGAGTACGTCGAAACCATTCGAAACCGGACGGACGAACTCGTCGGGCTCGCGGAGAAAACCCGCGCCGTCGAGCGCGTCCTCGACTGCGATGAGTCCCCGACCGGCCCGCTCGACGCCTCGGCGGCGATCGACCGCGCGATCGACCGCCTCGAGGACGCCGGGCCCGACGTCGAGGTCACCCGAACGGTGCCGGATCGGGTCTATGCGCGCGCCGACAAGTACCTCGAGACGGCGATCTATCAGGTCCTCGAGAACGCCGTCGAACACAGCGATCGCGATCGGCCAACCGTCGACGTGACCCTTCGGGACCGACCGGACGAGGACCTGCTCGCGCTCTCGATCGCCGACGACGGCCCCGGGATCCCCGACGAGGAGCGGGCACTGCTCGAGGGCGAACGGGAGATCACCCAACTGCGCCACGGCAGCGGGCTCGGCCTCTGGCTCGTCAACTGGGTCGTCACCCAGACCGGCGGCCAACTCTCCTTCGCCAACAACGACCCCCGCGGGACCGTCGTCACGCTCGAGATTCCGCGCGCGGACGCGGAGCCGATCCGCTCGGTGTCGGACGAGACGGCCACCGGGGACTGA
- a CDS encoding acetamidase/formamidase family protein, whose translation MSQQDVQRELHVDQYTLGLVGPDQEWAGTVADGGTIETYTPPGCWGPMVTPAFHGGHEVTRPIRVEGAEVGDAVALHIRDVEVTSMATSTGSMAEREEAFGDDPFVDHRCPECGTKWPDSVVEGTGEDAIKCAECGANASSFGFEYGYTVAFDDDDTVGITLDEDAAHELAENAAEVMDLPENSRQHPILLYEPGEMPGTLGRLRPFIGNVGTTPPVTMPDSHNAGDFGQFLIGADHDYGVDSEADLEARTDGHMDIPQVREGATLICPVKVDGGGVYVGDLHANQGDGELSLHTTDVSGTVRMDVEVIDGLEIDGPVLLPPEEDLPFISKPYSDAEREAGRDLGAEHGVDVETDMGPIQVVGSGATVNDATQNAFDRAGKLLEMSEGEVRSRCTFTGGVQIGRLPGVVQLDMLAPMDVLEDRGMDHLVREQYGL comes from the coding sequence ATGTCGCAGCAAGATGTTCAACGGGAGCTTCACGTCGACCAGTACACGCTCGGGCTCGTCGGCCCCGATCAGGAGTGGGCGGGGACCGTCGCGGACGGCGGGACGATCGAGACCTACACCCCGCCGGGCTGTTGGGGGCCGATGGTGACGCCGGCGTTCCACGGCGGCCACGAGGTGACCCGGCCGATCCGCGTCGAGGGGGCCGAGGTCGGCGACGCGGTCGCCTTGCACATCCGCGACGTCGAGGTCACGAGCATGGCGACGAGTACGGGCTCGATGGCCGAACGCGAGGAGGCCTTCGGCGACGACCCGTTCGTCGACCACCGCTGTCCGGAGTGCGGAACGAAGTGGCCCGACTCGGTCGTCGAGGGGACCGGCGAGGACGCGATCAAGTGCGCCGAGTGTGGCGCGAACGCCTCCTCGTTCGGCTTCGAGTACGGCTACACCGTCGCCTTCGACGACGACGATACCGTCGGAATCACCCTCGACGAGGACGCGGCCCACGAACTCGCCGAGAACGCCGCGGAGGTAATGGACCTCCCCGAAAACTCCCGACAGCACCCGATCCTGCTGTACGAACCCGGCGAGATGCCCGGCACGCTGGGCCGGCTGCGCCCGTTCATCGGCAACGTCGGGACGACGCCGCCGGTCACGATGCCCGACTCGCACAACGCCGGCGACTTCGGCCAGTTCCTCATCGGGGCCGACCACGACTACGGCGTCGACAGCGAGGCCGACCTCGAGGCCCGCACCGACGGCCACATGGACATCCCGCAGGTCCGCGAGGGCGCGACGCTGATCTGTCCCGTCAAGGTCGACGGGGGCGGGGTCTACGTCGGCGACCTCCACGCCAACCAGGGCGACGGCGAACTCTCGCTGCACACGACCGACGTCAGCGGCACCGTCCGGATGGACGTCGAGGTCATCGACGGTCTCGAGATCGACGGCCCCGTCCTGCTCCCGCCGGAGGAGGACCTGCCGTTTATCAGCAAGCCCTACAGCGACGCGGAACGCGAGGCGGGCCGCGACCTCGGCGCGGAACACGGCGTCGACGTCGAGACGGACATGGGCCCCATCCAGGTCGTCGGCTCCGGCGCGACGGTCAACGACGCCACGCAGAACGCCTTCGACCGCGCCGGGAAGCTGCTCGAGATGAGCGAGGGAGAGGTCCGCTCGCGGTGTACGTTCACCGGCGGCGTCCAGATCGGCCGGCTCCCCGGCGTCGTCCAACTGGACATGCTCGCCCCGATGGACGTCCTCGAGGACCGCGGGATGGACCACCTCGTGCGCGAGCAGTACGGGCTGTAG
- a CDS encoding formyltetrahydrofolate deformylase — MAALTTDVTEITVIGEDDTGLIANVTSLLFERGINIEDLDQAVRDGVFRMYLAVDTSEMVCTESTLREDLHDLGDDLGLDVQVRFPADRESQQIAVLVTKESHCLEALFEAWANDELGADIGVVIGNHDDLQPLAEHYDVPFHDIGDEGGQQNEDRLLELLAEYDVDLIVLARYMRILSPNVVFRYEDRIINVHPSLLPAFPGAEAYRQAVEEGVRVAGVTAHYVTTDLDQGPIITQRAFDVPDDADVDEMKRRGQPLEADALLEAVQLHLNGDVSVHRGRTSVRENGTQYQLGLPDEIDEFTPDRPVDGIGSAVAEDR; from the coding sequence GTGGCAGCGTTGACGACCGACGTAACCGAGATCACGGTGATCGGAGAGGACGACACGGGACTGATCGCGAACGTGACCAGCCTCCTGTTCGAGCGCGGAATCAACATCGAGGACCTCGACCAGGCGGTCCGGGACGGCGTCTTCCGGATGTATCTGGCCGTCGATACCTCGGAGATGGTCTGTACCGAGTCGACGCTCCGCGAGGACCTCCACGACCTCGGCGACGACCTCGGACTCGACGTCCAGGTCCGGTTCCCCGCCGACCGCGAGAGCCAGCAGATCGCCGTCCTCGTCACCAAGGAGAGCCACTGCCTCGAGGCGCTGTTCGAGGCCTGGGCCAACGACGAACTCGGGGCCGACATCGGGGTCGTCATCGGCAACCACGACGACTTACAGCCGCTGGCCGAACACTACGACGTCCCCTTCCACGACATCGGCGACGAGGGCGGCCAGCAAAACGAGGACCGACTCCTCGAACTCCTCGCGGAGTACGACGTCGACCTAATCGTCCTCGCGCGGTACATGCGGATCCTCAGCCCGAACGTCGTCTTCCGCTACGAGGACCGCATCATCAACGTCCACCCCTCCCTGCTGCCGGCCTTCCCCGGCGCGGAGGCCTACCGGCAGGCCGTCGAGGAAGGCGTCCGCGTCGCGGGCGTCACCGCCCACTACGTGACGACCGACCTCGATCAGGGGCCGATCATCACCCAGCGCGCGTTCGACGTCCCCGACGACGCCGACGTCGACGAGATGAAACGCCGCGGCCAGCCGCTCGAGGCCGACGCCCTGCTCGAGGCCGTCCAGCTTCACTTAAACGGCGACGTCTCGGTCCACCGCGGCCGGACCTCGGTCCGGGAGAACGGCACCCAGTACCAGCTCGGGCTTCCCGACGAGATCGACGAGTTCACGCCCGATCGCCCGGTCGACGGGATCGGCAGCGCGGTCGCAGAAGATCGGTAA
- a CDS encoding MoaD/ThiS family protein, translating into METEVTVYGPIRSATGDKTVVLEWAGGTVADALAAFVEAYPRAESQLYDGDAVRASVRVSIDGDRVEFEDRVPEGAALAVVPAVQGGSSE; encoded by the coding sequence ATGGAGACCGAAGTCACGGTGTACGGCCCGATCCGGAGCGCGACCGGCGACAAGACGGTGGTCCTCGAGTGGGCGGGCGGCACCGTCGCCGACGCGCTCGCGGCCTTCGTCGAGGCCTATCCGCGCGCCGAGTCGCAGCTCTACGACGGCGACGCGGTGCGCGCGAGCGTCAGGGTCTCGATCGACGGTGACCGAGTCGAGTTCGAAGACCGGGTTCCGGAAGGCGCGGCGCTGGCTGTCGTTCCCGCCGTACAGGGGGGATCCAGCGAGTAG
- a CDS encoding archaeosine biosynthesis radical SAM protein RaSEA, producing MSKPSPEVYEQGKGMDAHNQAMREIRSRKEASYDPHEPTRVWLDEDNTPDGVKTSLTIILNTGGCRWARAGGCTMCGYVAESVDGGSVSHDALMDQIDVCLDHEAENADEPADLIKIYTSGSFLDEREVGAESRRAIADTFADRDRIVVESLPDFVDREKIADFTQHGLDTDVAIGLETATDRVRHDCVNKYFDFADFEDACAEAAAADEKAGSGIEAGIKAYLLMKPPFLTESEAVEDMISSVERCAAVSGCHTVSMNPCNVQRYTMVDDLYFEDGYRPPWLWSVAQVLAETADADAIVVSDPVGHGSDRGPHNCGECDDRVQKAIKDFDLRQDPSVFEQVTCECELTWETILERERSFNQPLTR from the coding sequence ATGAGCAAACCGAGCCCCGAGGTCTACGAGCAGGGCAAGGGTATGGACGCCCACAACCAGGCGATGCGGGAGATCCGCTCGCGAAAGGAGGCCAGCTACGACCCCCACGAGCCGACCCGCGTCTGGCTCGACGAGGACAATACGCCCGACGGCGTCAAGACGAGCTTGACGATCATCTTAAACACCGGCGGTTGCCGGTGGGCTCGCGCCGGCGGCTGTACGATGTGTGGCTACGTCGCCGAGAGCGTCGACGGCGGCTCGGTCTCCCACGACGCCCTGATGGACCAGATCGACGTCTGTCTCGACCACGAGGCCGAGAACGCAGACGAGCCCGCCGACCTCATCAAGATCTACACCTCCGGCTCCTTCCTCGACGAGCGCGAGGTCGGCGCGGAGAGCCGTCGCGCGATCGCCGACACCTTCGCGGATCGCGATCGGATCGTCGTCGAGTCGCTGCCCGACTTCGTCGACCGCGAGAAGATTGCCGACTTCACCCAACACGGGCTCGACACGGACGTGGCGATCGGCCTCGAGACGGCCACCGACCGGGTCCGTCACGACTGCGTGAACAAGTACTTCGACTTCGCGGACTTCGAGGACGCCTGCGCCGAAGCCGCCGCGGCGGACGAGAAAGCGGGCAGCGGCATCGAGGCCGGTATCAAGGCCTACCTCCTGATGAAGCCCCCGTTCCTCACCGAGTCCGAGGCGGTCGAAGACATGATCTCCTCGGTCGAGCGCTGTGCCGCCGTCTCCGGCTGTCACACCGTCTCGATGAACCCCTGTAACGTCCAGCGCTACACCATGGTCGACGACCTCTACTTCGAGGACGGCTACCGGCCGCCGTGGCTCTGGTCGGTGGCGCAGGTCTTAGCGGAAACGGCAGACGCCGACGCGATCGTCGTCTCGGATCCGGTCGGCCACGGTTCCGACCGCGGTCCGCACAACTGCGGGGAGTGTGACGACCGCGTTCAGAAGGCGATCAAGGACTTCGATCTCCGGCAGGACCCGTCGGTCTTCGAGCAGGTCACCTGCGAGTGCGAACTGACCTGGGAGACGATCCTCGAGCGCGAACGGAGCTTCAACCAGCCGCTGACGCGATAA
- a CDS encoding DUF7576 family protein: MTDSTDADSPTCRQCGSPVESSSEQRVITTVEDGTAVHRHFCSDDCRDRWESNAA, translated from the coding sequence ATGACTGACTCGACGGACGCGGATTCGCCCACGTGTCGACAGTGTGGGAGTCCAGTGGAATCGTCTTCCGAACAGCGCGTGATCACGACCGTCGAGGACGGCACCGCCGTCCACCGCCATTTCTGTAGCGACGACTGCCGCGACCGGTGGGAGTCCAACGCAGCCTGA
- a CDS encoding TRAM domain-containing protein has protein sequence MFGPAVLGVGLLVTFVIGTWLFRRIRGRGRSASARRSRKRHEEAQDRDPPVDMGDVETVAIREFTDHHSGERQAVGKVEGFVVFVEDVPDDCEPTDAIRIKILSFNRGHTSATATYLERA, from the coding sequence ATGTTCGGCCCAGCCGTACTCGGCGTCGGCCTGCTCGTTACGTTCGTAATCGGAACGTGGCTGTTCAGACGGATTCGCGGCCGCGGGCGGTCGGCGTCCGCTCGCCGCTCCCGAAAGCGCCACGAGGAGGCACAGGACCGCGATCCGCCGGTCGACATGGGCGATGTCGAAACCGTCGCCATCCGGGAGTTCACCGATCACCACTCCGGCGAGCGACAGGCCGTCGGCAAGGTCGAGGGGTTCGTCGTCTTCGTCGAGGACGTCCCCGACGACTGCGAGCCGACCGACGCGATCCGGATCAAGATCCTCTCGTTCAACCGCGGCCACACCTCCGCGACGGCGACGTATCTCGAGCGCGCCTGA
- the purQ gene encoding phosphoribosylformylglycinamidine synthase I: MTVSIVRFGGSNCDRDAERALEHLGIDAEIVWHEDGLPADTTGVVLPGGFSYGDYLRAGAMAARSPIMAEVREAAADGVPVLGVCNGAQIGCESGLTEGAFTTNESARFQCERVHLRVERADTPWTATYDEGEVIELPIAHGEGRYEIADDRLADLEDEGRVLFRYCDADGETSPEANPNGSKHAIAGVLGERESVAVLMPHPERATLPDIGPTDGQGVLRGFDR; the protein is encoded by the coding sequence GTGACGGTCTCGATCGTCAGATTCGGCGGCTCGAACTGCGACCGCGACGCCGAGCGCGCGCTCGAGCACCTCGGCATCGACGCCGAAATCGTCTGGCACGAGGACGGACTCCCGGCGGACACGACGGGCGTCGTCCTGCCCGGCGGGTTCTCCTACGGCGACTACCTGCGGGCCGGCGCGATGGCGGCCCGGTCGCCGATCATGGCCGAGGTTCGGGAAGCCGCCGCGGACGGCGTCCCCGTCCTCGGGGTCTGTAACGGCGCGCAGATCGGCTGCGAGTCCGGGCTCACCGAGGGCGCCTTTACGACCAACGAGAGCGCGCGGTTCCAGTGTGAACGCGTTCACCTGCGCGTCGAGCGGGCCGACACCCCCTGGACCGCCACCTACGACGAGGGCGAGGTCATCGAACTCCCGATCGCCCACGGCGAGGGCCGCTACGAGATCGCCGACGATCGACTGGCCGACCTCGAGGACGAGGGTCGGGTCCTCTTCCGGTACTGCGACGCGGACGGCGAGACGAGCCCCGAGGCCAATCCCAACGGCTCGAAACACGCCATCGCGGGCGTCCTCGGCGAACGCGAGTCCGTCGCGGTGTTGATGCCCCATCCCGAACGCGCGACCCTCCCCGATATCGGCCCGACCGACGGGCAGGGTGTGTTGCGCGGCTTCGACCGGTAA
- a CDS encoding HalOD1 output domain-containing protein, with protein sequence MTRSSVAELAGSDPTEIERPHDCIDPDGLEALFAPTGDATDRAAGQVSFRLDADTVTVHATGDIIVAREG encoded by the coding sequence ATGACACGCTCGAGCGTCGCGGAACTGGCCGGGAGCGATCCGACCGAGATCGAGCGGCCCCACGACTGCATCGATCCCGACGGCCTCGAGGCGTTGTTCGCGCCGACGGGCGACGCGACGGATCGGGCCGCCGGACAGGTGTCGTTCCGGCTGGACGCCGACACGGTGACCGTCCACGCGACCGGCGACATCATCGTCGCGCGGGAAGGGTGA
- the tgtA gene encoding tRNA guanosine(15) transglycosylase TgtA codes for MRESFEIRDTDAGGRIGELTVPRAGTTVETPALLPVINPNLDTISPRRLADEFGAEILITNSYIIHGDDDLRERALEEGLHDLLDFPGAIMTDSGSFQLSEYGSIDVTTEEILAFQREIGSDIATPVDIPTPPDVSHGRAESDLETTQDRLEIAEDADTGEMLVSAPVQGSTHPDLRERAGGHAAGTDLDVFPVGAVVPLMNDYRYDDMIDVVAAAKRGLGADAPVHLFGAGHPMMFALAVAAGCDLFDSAAYALYARDDRYLTVRGTRHLADLDYLPCSCAVCTDHSPAELRALPDAERESELAAHNLHVTFAEIRRIKQAIRAGNLLELVEQRARSHPAMLDGYRTLLDHAAQLERSDPVSKGSFFYTSHESARRPEVVRHHQRLERLAVPNSLLLTVDRSAPDAGYDDVWRVQPPFGPFPRALSKTYPLTAETPSRTDRAALEAAADGVARLVETNPGTDVTLAHRDWPADVLERLPDGVALVDLADET; via the coding sequence ATGCGCGAGTCCTTCGAGATCCGGGACACCGACGCCGGCGGCCGCATCGGGGAGCTAACCGTTCCCCGCGCCGGGACGACCGTCGAGACCCCGGCCCTGCTACCGGTCATCAACCCGAACCTGGACACGATCAGCCCCCGTCGGCTCGCCGACGAGTTCGGCGCCGAGATCCTCATCACCAACTCCTACATCATCCACGGCGACGACGACCTCCGCGAGCGGGCCCTCGAGGAGGGGCTGCACGACCTGCTGGATTTCCCCGGCGCGATCATGACCGACTCCGGCTCGTTCCAGCTGTCGGAATACGGTTCCATCGACGTCACCACCGAGGAGATCCTCGCCTTCCAGCGCGAGATCGGCTCGGACATCGCCACGCCAGTCGACATTCCGACCCCACCGGACGTCTCCCACGGCCGGGCCGAAAGCGACCTCGAGACGACACAGGACCGACTCGAGATCGCCGAGGACGCCGACACGGGCGAGATGCTCGTCAGCGCCCCGGTCCAGGGCTCGACGCACCCGGACCTGCGCGAGCGAGCCGGCGGCCACGCCGCGGGCACCGACCTCGACGTCTTCCCGGTCGGCGCGGTCGTCCCGCTGATGAACGACTACCGGTACGACGACATGATCGACGTCGTCGCCGCCGCCAAGCGGGGACTGGGCGCCGACGCGCCGGTCCACCTGTTCGGGGCCGGCCACCCCATGATGTTCGCGCTGGCCGTCGCCGCGGGCTGTGATCTGTTCGACTCGGCTGCCTACGCGCTGTACGCCCGCGACGACCGCTACCTGACGGTCCGAGGGACCAGACACCTCGCGGATCTGGACTACCTCCCCTGTTCGTGTGCCGTCTGTACCGACCATTCGCCGGCGGAACTGCGCGCGTTACCGGACGCCGAACGCGAGTCGGAGCTTGCCGCCCACAACCTCCACGTCACCTTCGCGGAGATCCGCCGGATCAAGCAGGCGATCCGCGCCGGGAACCTGCTCGAACTCGTCGAGCAACGCGCCCGCTCCCATCCGGCGATGCTCGACGGCTACCGCACGCTGCTCGATCACGCCGCCCAACTCGAGCGCTCCGACCCCGTCTCGAAGGGCTCCTTTTTCTACACCTCCCACGAGAGTGCCCGCCGCCCCGAAGTCGTCCGCCATCACCAACGCCTCGAGCGGCTCGCGGTTCCCAACTCGCTGTTGCTCACCGTCGATCGCTCCGCGCCCGACGCGGGGTACGACGACGTCTGGCGGGTCCAGCCGCCGTTCGGCCCCTTCCCGCGAGCGCTCTCGAAGACGTATCCGCTCACCGCCGAAACCCCATCGCGGACCGACCGGGCCGCCCTCGAGGCCGCCGCCGACGGCGTCGCCCGGCTCGTCGAGACGAACCCGGGGACCGACGTGACCCTCGCCCACCGGGACTGGCCCGCCGACGTCCTCGAGCGGCTTCCCGACGGGGTGGCGCTCGTCGATCTCGCCGACGAGACATAA
- the purS gene encoding phosphoribosylformylglycinamidine synthase subunit PurS: MTAYTATVTVRLKRGVLDPEAETTARALERLGFELEDLRSADRFEVDLEAESAEAARERAEEMAERLLANPTIHDYDVEVAER; encoded by the coding sequence ATGACCGCCTACACCGCGACGGTGACGGTTCGACTCAAACGTGGCGTCCTAGATCCGGAGGCCGAGACGACTGCACGGGCCTTGGAGCGGCTGGGCTTCGAACTCGAGGACCTGCGCTCGGCCGACCGCTTCGAGGTCGACCTCGAGGCCGAGAGCGCCGAGGCCGCGCGCGAGCGTGCCGAGGAGATGGCCGAACGGCTGCTCGCGAACCCGACCATCCACGACTACGACGTGGAGGTCGCCGAACGGTAG